The following coding sequences lie in one Flavobacterium cyclinae genomic window:
- a CDS encoding polyribonucleotide nucleotidyltransferase, whose protein sequence is MIPKVFQETIDLGDGRSISIETGKLAKQADGSVVVRMGDAMLLATAVSARTANPGVDFLPLTVDYREKFAAAGRFPGGFFKREARPSDSEVLTMRLVDRVLRPLFPDDYHAETQVMIQLMSHDDNVMPDALAGLAASAALAVSDIPFYNLISEVRVARVNGKFVINPSREELEQSDIDMMIGASKDSVAMVEGEMKEISEAEMVEAIKFAHEAIKIQIEAQERLRAAVGSPAYREYEPEKEDESVYAKVKAASYDKYYAIAQEASAKSERGEKFAVVKEEVKALFTEEEYAENPDLAELVSKYNYKVQKTAVRNVILEKGIRLDGRKTTDIRPIWCEVDYLPSVHGSSIFTRGETQALATVTLGTSREANVIDSPSEQGEEKFYLHYNFPPFSTGEAKPLRGTSRREVGHGNLAQRALKNMIPADCPYTIRVVSEVLESNGSSSMATVCAGTMALMDSGVQMVKPVSGIAMGLITDGEKFAVLSDILGDEDHLGDMDFKVTGTADGITACQMDIKIDGLRYDIMEQALGQAREGRMHILGKITETIAQPRPTVKPKAPKIITRTIPGNFIGALIGPGGKVIQELQKATGTTIVINEVDEQGVVEILGTNQEGIDAVLAKIDSIIFKPEMGEAYEVKVIKMLDFGAVVEYTKAPGNEVLLHVSELAWERTENVTDVVNMGDVFMVKYLGIDPKTRKEKVSRKALLPRPPREEKPIEKKDKPQG, encoded by the coding sequence ATGATTCCAAAAGTATTCCAAGAAACAATCGATTTAGGAGATGGAAGAAGCATTTCAATCGAAACTGGAAAATTAGCCAAACAAGCAGATGGTTCTGTCGTGGTTCGTATGGGCGATGCCATGTTATTAGCTACTGCTGTATCAGCCCGTACTGCCAATCCTGGGGTAGATTTTTTACCTTTAACAGTAGATTACCGCGAAAAATTCGCAGCAGCTGGTCGTTTTCCTGGAGGTTTCTTCAAAAGAGAAGCACGTCCAAGTGATAGTGAAGTATTAACTATGAGATTAGTTGACCGTGTATTACGTCCGCTTTTCCCAGATGACTATCATGCTGAAACGCAAGTTATGATTCAATTAATGAGTCATGACGATAATGTTATGCCAGATGCTTTAGCTGGATTAGCAGCTTCTGCAGCATTAGCAGTTTCTGATATTCCATTTTACAATCTAATTTCTGAAGTACGTGTAGCACGTGTTAACGGAAAATTTGTAATTAATCCAAGCAGAGAAGAATTAGAACAATCAGATATCGATATGATGATTGGTGCTTCTAAAGATTCTGTTGCCATGGTGGAAGGTGAAATGAAAGAAATTTCAGAAGCTGAAATGGTTGAAGCAATTAAGTTTGCTCATGAAGCTATCAAAATCCAAATTGAAGCTCAAGAAAGATTGAGAGCAGCAGTTGGTTCACCAGCTTACAGAGAATATGAACCAGAAAAAGAAGACGAAAGCGTTTATGCAAAAGTAAAAGCGGCTTCTTACGATAAATATTATGCAATTGCTCAAGAAGCATCTGCAAAAAGCGAAAGAGGAGAAAAATTTGCTGTTGTTAAAGAAGAAGTTAAAGCATTATTCACAGAAGAAGAATATGCAGAAAATCCAGATTTAGCAGAATTAGTAAGCAAATACAACTATAAAGTTCAAAAAACAGCAGTTCGTAACGTAATTTTAGAAAAAGGAATTCGTTTAGACGGTAGAAAAACAACAGATATTCGTCCAATTTGGTGTGAAGTTGATTATTTACCATCAGTTCATGGTTCATCTATTTTTACTCGTGGGGAAACTCAAGCTTTAGCTACTGTTACATTAGGAACTTCAAGAGAGGCAAATGTAATTGATTCTCCATCAGAACAAGGGGAAGAGAAATTCTATTTACATTACAACTTCCCTCCTTTCTCAACTGGTGAAGCAAAACCTTTAAGAGGAACTTCAAGAAGAGAAGTTGGACATGGTAACTTAGCTCAAAGAGCATTAAAAAATATGATTCCTGCTGATTGTCCTTATACAATTCGTGTAGTTTCTGAAGTATTAGAATCTAACGGTTCTTCTTCTATGGCTACTGTTTGTGCTGGAACAATGGCATTAATGGATTCTGGAGTTCAGATGGTAAAACCAGTTTCTGGTATTGCAATGGGATTAATTACTGACGGAGAAAAATTCGCAGTATTATCAGATATCTTAGGAGATGAAGATCACTTAGGAGATATGGACTTCAAAGTAACAGGAACTGCAGATGGTATTACTGCTTGTCAGATGGATATCAAAATTGATGGTTTACGTTACGATATTATGGAGCAAGCTTTAGGTCAAGCTAGAGAAGGTAGAATGCATATTTTAGGAAAAATCACTGAAACTATTGCACAACCTCGTCCAACAGTTAAACCAAAAGCTCCTAAAATCATTACTAGAACAATTCCTGGAAACTTCATTGGTGCTTTAATTGGGCCAGGTGGAAAAGTAATTCAAGAATTACAAAAAGCTACTGGAACTACTATCGTAATTAACGAAGTTGACGAGCAAGGAGTGGTTGAAATCTTAGGAACTAACCAAGAAGGAATCGATGCGGTATTAGCGAAAATTGATTCTATAATTTTCAAACCAGAAATGGGTGAAGCATACGAAGTTAAAGTAATTAAAATGTTAGATTTTGGGGCTGTAGTAGAATATACTAAAGCACCTGGAAACGAAGTTTTATTACACGTTTCAGAATTAGCTTGGGAAAGAACTGAAAACGTTACTGATGTAGTAAATATGGGAGATGTATTTATGGTAAAATACTTAGGTATTGATCCTAAAACACGAAAAGAAAAAGTGTCAAGAAAAGCACTTTTACCTCGACCTCCTAGAGAAGAGAAACCTATCGAGAAAAAAGATAAACCTCAAGGTTAA
- the rpsO gene encoding 30S ribosomal protein S15 — MYLTKEVKSEIFAKHGGKAENTGSAEGQIALFTFRINHLTGHLKANRHDFNTERSLVKLVGKRRSLLDYLKKKDINRYREIIKELGIRK, encoded by the coding sequence ATGTACTTAACTAAAGAAGTTAAATCAGAAATCTTCGCTAAACACGGAGGAAAAGCAGAAAACACTGGATCTGCTGAAGGGCAAATCGCTTTGTTTACATTTAGAATTAACCACTTAACTGGACACTTAAAAGCAAATCGTCATGATTTCAACACAGAGCGTTCGTTAGTGAAATTAGTAGGTAAAAGAAGAAGTCTTCTTGACTACTTAAAAAAGAAAGATATCAACAGATATCGTGAGATTATTAAAGAATTAGGTATTAGAAAATAA
- a CDS encoding GAF domain-containing protein, which yields MTFEELKPHVSNIIEKENATRDEKLKEICQLLTDHISYYNWVGFYFANHEAKTLHLGPYVGAETDHTVIPFGKGICGQVAESNANFVVPDVKAQDNYIACSFTVKSEIVIPLFVNGINIGQIDIDSHVLNPFTEADERFLEFVNEQVAKLFI from the coding sequence ATGACATTTGAAGAATTAAAACCGCATGTTAGCAACATAATTGAAAAAGAAAATGCTACGCGAGATGAAAAGCTAAAAGAAATTTGCCAACTATTGACTGACCACATTAGTTATTACAATTGGGTAGGTTTTTATTTTGCTAATCATGAAGCAAAGACTTTACATTTAGGCCCATATGTAGGAGCCGAAACTGATCATACCGTTATTCCGTTTGGAAAAGGAATATGTGGTCAGGTTGCTGAATCTAATGCTAATTTTGTAGTTCCTGATGTAAAAGCACAAGATAATTACATTGCATGTAGTTTTACTGTGAAATCAGAAATTGTAATTCCATTATTTGTTAATGGAATAAATATAGGGCAAATCGACATTGATTCCCATGTATTAAATCCGTTTACTGAAGCAGATGAACGCTTTTTAGAGTTTGTAAATGAACAAGTTGCCAAGTTATTTATATAA
- the xrtF gene encoding exosortase family protein XrtF — MKNTFSQYKPFFAFLTKFIVFYLVFAFVYKMYLNQYNAENKEVDYFTEIVAKQTVEVLNLFAGESQYLPHPKEASLKVYLKEKYLARVVEGCNAISIMILFGAFIFAFSNKWKKTILYIVIGIGIIHLLNVLRIALLTYALYYYPEHEELLHGTIFPLVIYGVVFVLWIMWITKFSGYVKKNS, encoded by the coding sequence TTGAAAAACACTTTTAGTCAATATAAACCTTTTTTTGCTTTTTTAACCAAGTTTATTGTTTTTTATTTGGTATTTGCGTTTGTATATAAAATGTATTTAAACCAATACAATGCTGAAAATAAGGAGGTGGATTATTTTACAGAAATTGTTGCAAAACAAACAGTTGAAGTGTTGAATTTGTTTGCTGGTGAATCTCAATATCTTCCTCATCCAAAAGAAGCTTCTTTAAAAGTATATCTTAAAGAAAAATATTTGGCAAGGGTTGTTGAAGGTTGTAATGCGATTAGTATTATGATTTTATTTGGAGCCTTTATTTTTGCTTTTTCAAACAAATGGAAAAAGACAATTCTCTATATTGTAATAGGAATAGGTATTATTCATTTACTAAATGTTTTACGAATTGCATTGCTAACCTATGCATTGTACTATTATCCTGAACACGAAGAATTATTACACGGAACAATTTTTCCGCTTGTGATTTATGGAGTGGTTTTTGTTTTATGGATAATGTGGATAACTAAATTTTCGGGCTATGTTAAAAAGAATTCTTAG
- a CDS encoding exosortase F system-associated membrane protein yields MLKRILRNKKRIFLIGLAFLGLILIRVFEDNLFYDPFLSFYKSEYLNKPLPVFNGVLLFVNLFFRYFVNTLFSLSIIWLLFFDKTIVKFSANLFVFFFVVLVLAFFGILFLSNNPDYLILFYVRRFLIQPLFLVLFIPAFYYQKISR; encoded by the coding sequence ATGTTAAAAAGAATTCTTAGAAACAAGAAAAGAATTTTCTTAATAGGATTAGCTTTTTTGGGACTAATTTTAATTAGAGTCTTTGAGGATAATTTGTTTTATGATCCTTTTTTGTCATTTTATAAATCAGAGTATTTAAACAAACCTTTACCCGTTTTTAATGGTGTCTTGTTGTTTGTAAACCTGTTTTTTAGATATTTTGTTAATACACTTTTTTCTTTAAGTATTATTTGGTTGCTTTTTTTTGATAAGACAATAGTAAAATTTTCTGCTAATCTTTTTGTGTTCTTTTTTGTGGTATTAGTTCTAGCGTTTTTTGGAATTTTGTTCCTTTCAAATAATCCAGATTATTTAATTTTATTTTACGTACGCAGGTTTTTAATCCAACCTTTATTTTTAGTTCTGTTTATTCCAGCCTTTTATTATCAGAAGATTTCTCGATAA
- a CDS encoding restriction endonuclease: MKVTKYSGELVHYDEQKLINSLRKSGADQSVAETIVKEIESELYEGIPSKKIYKRAYQLLKNISNVHAARYNLRTALLGLGPAGFFFEKFIAKLMQELGYQTKINTFLQGKCISHEIDILLLKNDLVTLVECKFHSGQDAKSDVKVPMYILSRFNDVKDRKYDLFSAKRNISKCTIVTNNRFTSDAIQFGECSGMNMLSWDYPQKNGIKELVDTYKVYPITCLTTLTKAEKEKLLILECITVEDLILHPNNLKNIELSRNRIKNVLKEANQLIN; this comes from the coding sequence ATGAAAGTTACAAAATATTCGGGCGAACTAGTTCATTACGATGAACAAAAACTAATCAATTCTTTACGTAAATCAGGAGCTGATCAATCCGTAGCGGAAACTATTGTTAAAGAAATTGAAAGTGAATTATATGAAGGTATACCTTCAAAAAAAATTTACAAACGTGCTTACCAATTGTTAAAAAACATTTCAAATGTTCATGCAGCACGCTATAATTTAAGGACTGCATTGCTAGGATTAGGACCTGCTGGATTTTTCTTTGAAAAGTTTATAGCAAAATTAATGCAAGAATTAGGTTATCAAACTAAGATAAATACCTTCCTTCAAGGTAAATGTATTTCACATGAAATCGATATTTTACTTCTTAAAAACGATTTAGTTACCTTGGTTGAATGTAAATTCCATTCGGGACAAGATGCAAAAAGTGATGTAAAAGTGCCGATGTATATTTTGTCTCGATTTAATGATGTGAAAGATAGAAAATACGATTTGTTTTCTGCTAAGCGAAATATATCCAAGTGTACTATCGTAACTAATAACAGATTTACTTCTGATGCTATTCAATTTGGTGAATGTTCGGGTATGAATATGTTGAGTTGGGATTATCCTCAAAAAAATGGTATTAAAGAATTGGTTGATACCTACAAAGTATATCCAATAACTTGTTTGACTACTTTAACAAAAGCAGAGAAAGAAAAACTGTTAATTCTTGAGTGTATTACTGTAGAAGATTTAATTCTGCATCCCAATAATTTGAAAAACATAGAGTTAAGTCGTAATCGAATTAAAAATGTGTTGAAAGAAGCCAATCAATTAATCAATTAA
- a CDS encoding MBL fold metallo-hydrolase — MKIHFLGGAGTVTGSKTLIEHSNLRILIDCGMFQGIKSLRELNREPLSILPETIDFVILTHGHLDHCGWLPKLVNEGFNGKIFCTRPTKEISRLILYDSAKIQEEEAKRANEEHFSKHDPAEPLYTESDVDAVISMFRVVDKDLDVKLDDAISFKFFYASHILGACSIELTIDGKVLVFSGDIGQDEDVLMFPPQKPKKADYVFLESTYGNRLHPQTDALFELETIINNTFNRGGTVVIPSFAVERVQSMMYLIWQLKKEERIPNMHYIIDTPMGISVLDVFKDNSTWHKISFEDCDEMCKVFTLISDYKDSMNAVFDKQPKVVIAASGMITGGRVLSYLERLIDKPETTITLVGYQAEGTRGRKLLEGAQEIKIYGKYYPVRANIMLIESLSAHGDQKDLLNWLSELETKPKKVFLVHGENEAADELRLKIQDHYNFEVQVPFLGQVIEI; from the coding sequence ATGAAAATTCATTTTTTGGGCGGAGCAGGAACTGTGACAGGTTCTAAAACATTAATCGAACATAGTAATCTTCGAATTCTGATTGATTGTGGTATGTTTCAAGGCATCAAATCATTGCGCGAATTAAATCGGGAACCGCTTTCAATTTTGCCAGAAACAATAGATTTTGTTATTCTTACTCACGGACATTTAGATCACTGTGGTTGGTTGCCCAAATTGGTAAATGAGGGTTTCAATGGAAAAATTTTCTGTACACGACCCACGAAAGAAATTTCGCGATTGATTTTATATGATAGTGCGAAAATTCAGGAAGAAGAAGCTAAAAGAGCCAATGAAGAGCATTTCTCAAAACACGATCCAGCCGAACCTTTGTATACAGAATCCGATGTAGATGCTGTAATTTCTATGTTTCGAGTGGTAGATAAAGATTTGGACGTGAAACTCGATGATGCTATTTCGTTCAAATTCTTTTATGCAAGTCATATTTTAGGCGCTTGCTCGATTGAATTAACGATTGACGGAAAAGTTTTGGTGTTTTCAGGTGATATTGGTCAAGACGAAGATGTACTTATGTTTCCGCCTCAAAAACCGAAGAAAGCAGATTATGTTTTTTTGGAAAGTACCTACGGAAATCGTCTTCATCCTCAAACCGATGCTTTATTTGAATTAGAAACCATTATCAATAATACGTTCAACCGAGGTGGAACGGTTGTAATTCCAAGTTTTGCAGTGGAACGTGTACAATCCATGATGTATTTGATTTGGCAATTGAAAAAAGAAGAACGTATTCCAAATATGCATTATATTATAGATACACCAATGGGGATTAGTGTTTTAGATGTTTTTAAAGACAATAGCACTTGGCACAAAATTTCTTTTGAAGATTGCGATGAAATGTGCAAAGTTTTTACTTTAATTTCTGATTACAAAGATAGTATGAATGCCGTTTTCGATAAACAACCAAAAGTAGTCATCGCAGCAAGTGGAATGATTACAGGAGGAAGAGTTTTGTCTTATTTGGAAAGATTAATCGATAAACCAGAAACTACTATAACATTGGTAGGTTATCAAGCGGAAGGAACTCGAGGTAGAAAATTATTAGAAGGTGCTCAAGAAATTAAAATTTACGGAAAATATTATCCAGTACGAGCTAATATTATGTTAATCGAAAGTTTATCGGCACATGGCGACCAAAAAGATTTACTGAATTGGCTATCCGAATTGGAAACCAAACCTAAAAAAGTATTCTTAGTTCACGGTGAAAATGAAGCAGCTGATGAGTTGAGATTAAAGATTCAAGACCATTATAATTTTGAAGTTCAAGTCCCTTTTTTAGGTCAAGTCATTGAAATTTAG
- a CDS encoding HYC_CC_PP family protein, protein MNLRKQISIVLASLILLANLGLSFSVHYCKDEIASVSFQYQEDEPCVEEIKSCCAKEDSHDSCCSNKLIKVEKKTDDILVKTFQLDLEPTVFAADWKPNFVALESENTISNEVAYYCDSHAPPLYKLYCQLVFYA, encoded by the coding sequence ATGAATCTCAGAAAACAAATAAGTATCGTTTTAGCTTCTCTTATATTGCTTGCCAATTTAGGATTGAGTTTTTCTGTGCATTATTGTAAAGATGAAATTGCTTCGGTTTCTTTTCAATATCAAGAAGATGAACCTTGTGTTGAGGAGATAAAATCATGTTGTGCAAAAGAAGATTCTCACGATTCTTGTTGTTCTAATAAATTAATTAAAGTTGAAAAAAAGACCGATGATATATTGGTTAAAACCTTTCAATTAGATTTAGAACCAACAGTTTTTGCTGCTGATTGGAAGCCAAACTTTGTTGCACTTGAATCAGAAAATACTATTTCAAATGAAGTGGCGTATTATTGCGATTCTCATGCACCACCACTCTACAAACTCTATTGTCAATTGGTTTTTTACGCATAA
- a CDS encoding TonB-dependent receptor, translating to MFKNIAFLLFFVSQFIYSQETIKGTVKDENNQPLLGANVFWFNTAVGTTTDENGNFSIKKSLESNFLVVSYVGFETKKIEVTSTTISIVLKEVNTLKEVVVSKTKKGTEHSLYKVQNVQVMGQKELLKAACCNLSESFSTNPSIDVNFSDAVTGNRQIKMLGLTSPYILIAEENIPSVRGASQAYGLSFVPGTWVESIQITKGAGSVINGYESISGQINYEVLKPVNDIPFFLNVYGSQDSRYEINTHFNNKFSDKLSSTLFLHGNTRQNRNDMNNDGFLDGPIGKQVNILNRWQFNDAENGIVSFLNVRYMNDEKQAGEMDFNPDTDRLTTNAWGSEINTEKIEISNKTGYVFPEMPYQSFGFQNSFQSHKQESYFGLSQYDMHQKSFYSNLLFNSIINNTKNKFTTGLNFSYDDYNEFVAVNFSRDFSRIDNSVGAFFEYTFDNLDNFSLVAGARVDNHNRLGTFVTPRLHIRYNPWKDAVIRASAGRGKRAANIFAENQQLFASNRNFSIFNTNGKLYGLNPEIAWNYGLSFIQKFKLAGKDAEVILDYYRTDFQNQAVVDVDHSPQEVLFYNLEGKSFANSLQAEFSIDLMTHLTFKTAYKYYDVQSQFTRGQLERPLQAKHRVFGNLAYETHIKDKGQQWKFDITYNWLGEQRLPYTQSNPVPYRLDEYAPAFGTLNAQITRTFSSVFEVYVGGENMGNYKQMNGIIQNDNPFGTYFDSSMIYGPTFGAMYYAGLRFKIKDKKENQKIEVLTPEEE from the coding sequence ATGTTTAAAAATATAGCGTTTTTGCTATTCTTTGTTTCTCAATTTATTTATTCGCAAGAAACTATAAAAGGAACAGTTAAAGACGAAAATAATCAACCTTTATTAGGTGCTAATGTGTTTTGGTTTAATACTGCAGTAGGCACCACAACAGATGAAAACGGAAATTTTTCCATTAAAAAATCACTGGAATCTAATTTTTTAGTGGTAAGCTACGTTGGATTTGAAACAAAAAAAATTGAAGTAACTTCAACTACAATTTCTATAGTTTTAAAAGAAGTAAATACTCTTAAAGAAGTAGTTGTTTCAAAAACGAAAAAAGGAACAGAACACTCGTTATACAAAGTTCAAAATGTTCAAGTAATGGGACAAAAAGAGTTGCTAAAAGCAGCTTGTTGTAATTTGTCTGAGAGTTTTAGTACGAATCCTTCTATTGATGTAAATTTTTCGGATGCCGTAACAGGAAATCGTCAGATTAAAATGTTGGGTTTAACAAGTCCGTATATTTTGATTGCGGAAGAGAATATACCTTCGGTTCGTGGTGCTTCACAAGCGTATGGTTTATCTTTTGTGCCTGGAACTTGGGTGGAAAGTATTCAAATTACAAAAGGAGCAGGAAGTGTAATTAATGGTTATGAAAGTATTTCGGGCCAAATCAATTATGAAGTTTTGAAACCGGTTAATGATATTCCATTTTTCTTAAATGTTTATGGTTCTCAAGATAGTCGTTATGAAATAAATACGCATTTCAATAACAAGTTTTCTGATAAATTGAGTTCAACTTTGTTTCTACATGGCAATACCAGACAAAACAGAAACGATATGAACAACGACGGATTTTTAGATGGTCCGATTGGAAAACAAGTCAATATATTAAACCGTTGGCAATTTAACGATGCTGAAAATGGAATTGTAAGTTTTTTAAATGTTCGTTACATGAATGATGAAAAGCAAGCGGGAGAGATGGATTTCAATCCAGATACGGATAGATTAACTACAAACGCTTGGGGAAGTGAAATTAACACTGAAAAAATTGAAATTTCAAACAAAACGGGTTATGTTTTTCCTGAAATGCCCTATCAAAGTTTTGGATTTCAAAATTCATTTCAATCACATAAGCAAGAATCGTATTTTGGCTTAAGTCAGTATGACATGCATCAAAAAAGTTTTTATTCCAACTTATTATTCAATTCGATAATTAATAACACTAAAAATAAATTTACTACGGGATTAAATTTCTCTTACGATGATTATAATGAATTCGTAGCGGTAAATTTTAGTCGCGATTTTTCTAGAATTGATAATTCAGTTGGTGCTTTTTTTGAATATACTTTTGATAATTTAGATAATTTCAGTTTGGTTGCAGGAGCAAGAGTTGATAATCACAATCGTTTAGGAACTTTTGTTACCCCAAGATTACATATAAGATACAATCCTTGGAAAGATGCAGTAATTAGAGCTTCGGCTGGAAGAGGTAAACGTGCCGCTAATATTTTTGCTGAAAACCAACAATTATTTGCATCCAACAGAAATTTCTCAATTTTTAATACGAATGGAAAATTGTACGGATTAAATCCAGAAATTGCTTGGAATTATGGATTAAGTTTCATTCAAAAATTCAAGTTAGCTGGAAAAGATGCTGAGGTGATTTTGGATTATTACAGAACCGATTTTCAAAATCAAGCAGTTGTAGATGTAGACCATTCACCACAAGAAGTTTTGTTTTATAATTTAGAAGGAAAGAGTTTTGCGAATTCATTACAAGCAGAATTTTCTATTGATTTGATGACGCATTTAACGTTTAAAACGGCATATAAATATTATGATGTTCAATCACAATTTACAAGAGGACAACTTGAGCGTCCTTTACAAGCAAAACATCGTGTTTTTGGGAATTTAGCCTACGAAACACACATCAAAGACAAAGGGCAACAATGGAAGTTTGATATAACGTATAATTGGCTAGGTGAACAACGTTTGCCTTATACGCAATCAAATCCAGTACCATACCGTTTAGATGAATATGCTCCTGCTTTCGGAACATTGAATGCTCAAATTACAAGAACGTTTTCAAGTGTTTTTGAAGTGTATGTTGGTGGAGAAAACATGGGTAATTATAAACAAATGAATGGAATTATTCAAAATGATAATCCTTTTGGTACTTATTTTGATAGTAGTATGATATACGGACCTACTTTTGGAGCTATGTATTATGCTGGATTACGATTTAAAATTAAAGATAAAAAAGAAAATCAAAAAATTGAAGTGCTAACTCCTGAAGAAGAATAA
- a CDS encoding heavy-metal-associated domain-containing protein — translation MKRIVLLLLVGLFSLTMVAQEKKSKNKKVEFKVAGNCEMCEKRIEKAAFSVKGVKSAEWHADHNVIHLVIDETKCSKEDVAKSIAAVGHDTEFVKANDEVYNELHGCCLYERIN, via the coding sequence ATGAAAAGAATCGTTTTATTGCTATTAGTTGGTCTTTTTTCATTAACTATGGTAGCTCAAGAAAAGAAAAGTAAAAACAAAAAAGTAGAATTTAAAGTAGCAGGAAATTGTGAAATGTGCGAAAAACGAATTGAAAAAGCTGCTTTTTCTGTGAAAGGTGTTAAAAGTGCAGAATGGCATGCTGACCATAATGTAATCCATCTTGTAATAGATGAAACAAAATGTTCAAAAGAAGATGTGGCTAAATCAATTGCTGCAGTAGGGCATGATACAGAATTTGTAAAAGCCAATGATGAGGTTTATAATGAATTACATGGATGTTGTTTGTATGAACGAATAAATTAA